DNA sequence from the Pseudoxanthomonas indica genome:
AGCCATGCCCGCCACCCTCGACGGAACCTTCGCCCGCGAAGGCGACCTAGCGCTGGCCGACATGCTGTTCTTCGACACCGAGACTACCGGCCTGGCCGGCGGCACCGGCACCCGCGCCTTCATGATCGGCGCCTCCGATTTCGTGCCGGACGGACTGCGCATCCGCCAGCTGATGATGGCGCACATGGCGGCCGAGTCGACCATGCTGCGTACCTTCCAGAGCTGGCTGACGCCGCAGACACGGCTGGTCAGCTACAACGGCCGCTGCTACGACGCACCGCTGCTCAACACCCGCTACCGACTTGCGCGCCACGCCAGTCCGCTGCCGGAACTGGCGCATACCGATCTGCTGTATCCCACCCGGCGCAGATACCGCGGCGTGTGGGAGAACTGCAAGCTCGCCACCATCGAACGGCGCGCATTGGGCATCGTGCGCGACGACGACCTGCCAGGCTCCGAAGCGCCGGCTGCCTGGCTCACGTACCTGCGAGGAGGTTCATCGCATAACCTCAAGCGTGTGCTGGCGCATAACTTCCAGGACGTGGTGACGCTGACGCGGCTGTTGATGCATCTGGCTGGCACGGATCCCTTGGCGACGGCGTGACAGCGCCAACACATACCTCGCGCTGATGGGGTTACCCTTCGCATCGGACCACCCACCAGGATTCCGCGCAATGCTCACGCTCTACGGCTTCTCGAAGGTCAACCGGTTTGCACGCGGCAAGACCCGCGATCTGCGCGTCTTGTGGGCGCTGGAAGAAATGCAGCTGCCCTACCAAATCGCCGGCATGGATCACCCCGCGCACGATTTGAACGCCGAGTCGTATCGCCACCTCAGCCCGTTCGAGCAGATTCCCTCCATCGATGACGATGGCATGGCGGTGTCCGAGTCCGGCGCCATCCTCATCTACCTGGCGAAAAAATCCGGCCGCCTGATTCCCGAGGATCGCGAAGGCGAGACCCAGGTGCTGCGCTGGTCATTCGCGGCAATGAATTCCATCGAACCCCCGCTGCTCAACCTGATGGTGTTGGGCTGGACTTCGCCCGACAGCGCCGAGAAGCACCGCGAATTCCTGCTCGGCTGGTCCCACCGCATGTTGGGCAACCTGGAACGCTGGATGGAAGGCCGCGAGTACATCGCCACCGACGCGTTCACCGTCGCCGACATCCTGGCCGTCCATGTGTTGTCCGTGGTTCCCGACGAGGCGCTGCTGACCCCGTATCCCCGCGTGCTGGCCTACCGCGATCGCTGCCTGGCCCGCCCGGCCTGGAAGCGGACGTTCGAGGCGTATTGCGGGCGGGTAGAAGCGGCGTAGCGAATCCTGGCGACGAGCTCATCGACTGCCATCCCCAATCCCGTCAAACATTTGACGAACGCGCACCCCGAGCCACGCAATCGTTCGCGTAGTGTGAAATACACCGCAGTATCGACATCCCGCCCTAAAGAAACCCCACCCATCCGCCGACATCCAGATAGATTTTCGTGCGGGCGTGCGCATGAGGCGCGCGCTGGGTTCACCGGTTGATCTGTCTCTAGGGGAAGTGTCTTGCGGATTCTGTACGTAGGCGACACCGCTTGTTTGCCTGAAGACCTGTCCGACTACATCGGCGACATGGGCGATGAGTGGAAGGTCGAGTTTGCCGCCGATGGCAACGCCGCCATCTTTGCCGTGGCCAACTCACCGGTGGATGTCATCCTGACCGGACCGACCCTGCCGGATCTGCCGCCGTCCACCCTGCTGGGCCAGGTGCGCACCCTGCGCCCGGAAACCATCCGCATCGCGCTGCTGGAAAACTCCGACGGCAACGCCGCTCCGCCGATCAAGCTGATTGGCGTGGCGCACCGCTTCCTGCCGCTGCCGCTATCGTCCGAGACCGTGCTGGAGTCCATCCACAGCCTGGAAGAACTGCGCGACCTGCTCGACAGCCCGCGCCTGCGCCGCGTCATCGGCCGGGTCGAACACCTGCCGTCACCGCCGCACCTGTACTTCGCCCTGACCCGCGCGCTGGAGGAAGACGACGGCAACAGCACCGACATCGCCAAGATCGTCGCCGGCGACCCGGCCATCGCCGCCAAGGTGCTGCAGCTGTGCAACTCGGCCTACTTCTCCAACGGCCGCGCCAACACCGACCTGCGCGCCGCCGTGACCCGGCTCGGCCTGGCCACCCTG
Encoded proteins:
- a CDS encoding ribonuclease H-like domain-containing protein translates to MLGIRERRNPSPCVARSLQRDLPGEVIADGLHLIERVLPWEAMPATLDGTFAREGDLALADMLFFDTETTGLAGGTGTRAFMIGASDFVPDGLRIRQLMMAHMAAESTMLRTFQSWLTPQTRLVSYNGRCYDAPLLNTRYRLARHASPLPELAHTDLLYPTRRRYRGVWENCKLATIERRALGIVRDDDLPGSEAPAAWLTYLRGGSSHNLKRVLAHNFQDVVTLTRLLMHLAGTDPLATA
- a CDS encoding glutathione S-transferase family protein is translated as MLTLYGFSKVNRFARGKTRDLRVLWALEEMQLPYQIAGMDHPAHDLNAESYRHLSPFEQIPSIDDDGMAVSESGAILIYLAKKSGRLIPEDREGETQVLRWSFAAMNSIEPPLLNLMVLGWTSPDSAEKHREFLLGWSHRMLGNLERWMEGREYIATDAFTVADILAVHVLSVVPDEALLTPYPRVLAYRDRCLARPAWKRTFEAYCGRVEAA
- a CDS encoding HDOD domain-containing protein → MRILYVGDTACLPEDLSDYIGDMGDEWKVEFAADGNAAIFAVANSPVDVILTGPTLPDLPPSTLLGQVRTLRPETIRIALLENSDGNAAPPIKLIGVAHRFLPLPLSSETVLESIHSLEELRDLLDSPRLRRVIGRVEHLPSPPHLYFALTRALEEDDGNSTDIAKIVAGDPAIAAKVLQLCNSAYFSNGRANTDLRAAVTRLGLATLRDLVLASEVFSIKTGSNVDRAALQHRSLIASRLAARILPHSSAELGATAALLADIGLLLPGVRDEREPMTDENDDRPGHTEAGAYLLGLWGLPMPIVEAVAFHRQPQRSSLRSFWVPGAVHVAGALAGNEKVDESYLQSLGVLHQLDSWKSMADNLVDRVADAA